Proteins from a genomic interval of Quercus lobata isolate SW786 chromosome 11, ValleyOak3.0 Primary Assembly, whole genome shotgun sequence:
- the LOC115967341 gene encoding disease resistance-like protein DSC1 isoform X2 → MALATSKGASSSSSSLTGQSKNFDVFLSFRGEDTRWGFISHLYNALCQRGIHTFIDDKLPRGEEISAELLKIIENSMMSIIVFSENYASSTWCLDELTKIIECRKNNQLVRPVFYNVDPSEVRRQKEKFGEVLTNHEKKFNESKVRRWREALHEAANLSGWDYKKREYVEAMLDSCNLHPNIGIQRLIEKCLVTIDQFDKLWMHDLIQQMGREIVRQESPQLLGTRSRLWCYEDAFEVLTKNKGSDKIRGIVLRSLEPTKLQLEAKCLEKMENLKFLIIDNVEICGSLDYLPNDLRLLEWRGCTLSSLPSNFHPQKLIALNMPQSRVILDKLFKRIKCKNLTYMNFSSNQYIRELPDLLSAIPNVKKLNLRECRKLVKIHDSVGYLDKLESWDLWCCKELQILPSCIAMKSLKYLCFLGCNRVKRFPNIPQEMENLKFLSLKHTAIRELPPSIGNLTGLERLEIGSYFYSCQLPSSIYKLQHLRKLLLYGNVKFPKDVGIGRQAATCNSYSGFSKYFFPILNFLKKLTSCFTCSEKFLLSRSEDLNLREIIIRFNRLNWLLIRDSKFLKKIPNLPESIRRVDASNCISLNSESLRKLILQFGRILGLSPNMKCPSAKGNVLMDLHSHYKLSNQIDCSSRVSLSKFNVICDESFPTLDVYLVDYGEPCDIKVPGKKIPNWINHQSIESCISFWVGPEFPTIAVCVAFHLIPLKDNYANNDKYSSIQDDIIKWVCDIHIFTDSRKQCHMARVHLCDLKYDHLWFYGVPHSQLQTDFGDLMQGDRNHVKISCKISHWLSDKGKYAPVIAGMGVHVECICPPQNSIIIQENSQNVDEDTMLTPLLPTCSTSSFPTDLDAGDLSTSFSP, encoded by the exons ATGGCTCTTGCAACCAGCAAAGGAGCCTCATCTTCCTCCTCCTCTTTAACCGGCCAATCCAAGAACTTTGATGTCTTCTTGAGTTTTAGAGGTGAAGATACCCGCTGGGGTTTTATAAGCCATTTGTACAATGCTTTGTGTCAGAGGGGTATTCATACCTTCATCGATGATAAGCTCCCAAGGGGAGAAGAAATTTCTGCAGAGCTTCTTAAAATCATTGAGAACTCAATGATGTCAATAATTgtattttctgaaaattatgCATCCTCCACTTGGTGTTTGGATGAACTTACTAAGATTATTGAGTGTAGGAAAAATAACCAGTTGGTGCGACCAGTTTTTTACAATGTGGATCCATCAGAAGTTCGTAGGCAAAAAGAAAAGTTCGGGGAAGTATTGActaatcatgaaaaaaaatttaatgaaagcAAGGTACGAAGATGGAGGGAAGCTCTACATGAAGCAGCCAATCTTTCTGGTTGGGACTACAAGAAGAG GGAATATGTTGAAGCTATGCTGGATTCTTGCAATTTACACCCAAATATTGGTATTCAAAGACTTATCGAGAAGTGTCTTGTAACTATTGATCAATTTGACAAATTATGGATGCATGACTTGATACAACAAATGGGTAGGGAAATTGTTCGGCAAGAATCACCACAATTACTTGGAACACGTAGCAGGCTTTGGTGTTATGAAGATGCTTTTGAAGTTCTAACTAAAAATAAG GGGTCAGATAAAATTCGAGGCATAGTGTTACGCTCACTGGAACCAACAAAGTTGCAATTAGAAGCTAAATGTCTTGAAAAGATggaaaatctcaaatttcttataaTTGATAATGTAGAAATTTGTGGAAGTCTTGATTATCTTCCCAATGATTTAAGGTTACTTGAATGGCGTGGATGTACTTTATCTTCCTTACCATCCAATTTCCATCCTCAAAAGCTTATTGCACTCAACATGCCACAAAGTCGGGTTATATTGGACAAGCTTTTCAag AGGATAAAATGCAAAAACTTGACATATATGAATTTCAGTTCCAATCAATACATTAGGGAATTACCCGACTTACTGAGTGCCATACCAAATGTAAAGAAATTGAATCTTCGTGAGTGTAGAAAATTAGTCAAGATTCATGACTCTGTTGGATATCTTGATAAACTTGAAAGTTGGGACCTCTGGTGTTGCAAGGAACTTCAAATTCTTCCAAGCTGTATCGCGATGAAAtctcttaaatatttatgttttcttGGGTGCAATAGGGTTAAGAGGTTCCCCAATATTCCACaagaaatggaaaatttaaagTTTCTAAGTCTGAAACACACTGCCATTAGAGAGCTTCCTCCATCAATTGGGAATCTCACTGGGCTTGAGCGATTAGAGATAGGTTCCTATTTCTATTCGTGTCAGCTTCCAAGTAGCATCTATAAATTGCAACATCTTCGCAAACTCTTACTTTATGGTAATGTCAAATTTCCAAAGGATGTGGGGATTGGTAGACAAGCAGCAACGTGCAATTCTTATAGtggcttttcaaaatatttttttccaattttgaattttcttaaaaagttaACTTCTTGCTTCACCTGCTCAGagaaatttttattatcaagaagTGAAGATTTGAACCTCCGAGAAATCATTATCAGATTCAATAGATTAAATTGGCTTCTAATTAGGGATTCCAAGTTCcttaagaaaattccaaatcttCCTGAAAGTATAAGAAGAGTAGATGCATCAAACTGCATCTCGTTGAATTCAGAATCATTAAGAAAATTAATCCTTCAG TTTGGAAGAATTTTAGGGCTTTCACCAAATATGAAATGTCCAAGTGCGAAAGGCAACGTATTAATGGATTTGCATTCAcattacaaattatcaaatcaaatTGATTGCTCTTCCCGGGTCTCCCTCTCCAAGTTCAATGTAATTTGTGATGAGTCATTTCCCACTCTAGATGTGTATCTGGTTGATTATGGAGAGCCATGTGATATTAAAGTACCAGGAAAGAAGATTCCGAATTGGATTAATCATCAAAGCATTGAAAGTTGCATATCATTTTGGGTTGGTCCTGAATTTCCAACAATTGCTGTTTGTGTTGCTTTTCATCTAATTCCGTTGAAGGACAATTATGCTAATAATGATAAGTACAGTTCTATTCAAGATGATATAATCAAATGGGTTTGTGATATCCACATTTTTACCGATAGTCGTAAGCAATGTCATATGGCTAGGGTGCATTTATGTGATTTGAAGTATGATCATCTATGGTTTTACGGTGTACCTCACAGCCAATTACAGACGGATTTTGGAGACTTGATGCAAGGTGATCGAAATCATGTTAAGATTTCATGTAAAATCTCTCATTGGTtaagtgataaaggaaaatatgCGCCTGTGATTGCTGGGATGGGGGTACATGTGGAATGCATATGTCCTCCTCAAAATTCTATTATCATCCAAGAGAATTCTCAAAATGTTGATGAAGACACTATGCTCACACCTTTACTACCTACTTGCTCCACTTCTAGTTTCCCAACGGACTTAGACGCGGGAGACCTTTCAACCTCCTTTAGTCCCTGA
- the LOC115966553 gene encoding uncharacterized protein LOC115966553 has protein sequence MKGDPNKRNKSKYCRFHRDHGHDTDECYDLKQQIENLIRQGKLRHFVGRDHRDEKLKGKIEESSWPPLGEIRIIVGGNSMGQSSKLKKTYLKVVQNVQLSGRSPRTRSMDEPAISFTDEDAERIHHPHDNAIVITLLIADYTTRRVLVDNGSSTDILYYPAFQQMRLGRDQLRPVCSPLIGFGGMKVQPVGTVTLPVVVGSYPQQITREVNFLVVDCSSSYNAIIGRPNLNSWKAITSTYHLSVKFPTEYGIGQAQGDQLAARECYLAMMALDEQVQTMSIEERRVVVEPTEVLENVLLQEDDPEKFTRIGTGMKEKARKDLIQFLRKSIDVFAWSHDDMPGIDPSVITHRLNVYPFFKPALQKKRVFAPERDKAIKEEVQKLTTTQFIKEVYYPDWLANVVMVKKANGKWRMCEDFTNLNKACPKDSYPLPRIDQLVDSTAGHQLLSFTDAFSGYNQIKMDEADQEKTSFITSQGLFCYKVMPFGLKNVGATYQRLVNHMFRPQIERNVEVYVDDMLVKSIDEGSHLEDLQETFETLRR, from the coding sequence atgaagggagatcccaataagcGCAATAAGAGTAAATATTGTCGCTTCCACAGGGACCATGGGCATGACACGGATGAATGTTATGACCTGAAACAGCAGATTGAGAATCTTATTAGACAAGGAAAGCTGAGGCACTTCGTTGGAAGGGATCATAGAGATGAgaagttgaaaggaaaaatagagGAATCGTCCTGGCCCCCACTAGGAGAGATAAGGATTATCGTTGGAGGAAACTCGATGGGGCAATCTTCTAAGTTGAAGAAGACGTATCTCAAAGTGGTGCAAAACGTCCAGCTCTCTGGACGATCACCAAGGACGAGATCAATGGACGAGCCAGCCATTTCCTTCACCGATGAAGATGCTGAGAGGATCCATCACCCACATGACAATGCGATTGTCATTACTCTGCTTATTGCAGATTATACAACCAGGAGAGTGTTAGTTGACAATGGAAGCTCAACAGACATATTGTACTACCCTGCCTTCCAACAGATGAGGCTTGGACGGGATCAACTTCGTCCAGTTTGCTCACCGTTGATAGGGTTCGGAGGAATGAAGGTGCAGCCCGTAGGCACCGTTACATTACCAGTAGTGGTAGGGTCATACCCACAGCAGATAACTAGGGAAGTCAATTTCCTCGTGGTTGACTGTTCGTCTTCATACAATGCCATTATTGGAAGACCAAATCTGAATAGTTGGAAGGCGATAACGTCTACCTACCATCTATCAGTCAAATTCCCTACTGAGTACGGGATAGGGCAAGCACAAGGAGATCAGTTGGCAGCTAGAGAATGCTATTTAGCCATGATGGCTTTGGACGAACAGGTGCAGACAATGAGCATTGAGGAAAGAAGGGTTGTTGTAGAGCCCACAGAAGTATTGGAAAATGTTCTTTTGCAAGAAGATGATCCCGAGAAATTCACCAGAATTGGAACAGGTATGAAGGAGAAGGCAAGAAAAGACCTCATCCAATTCCTGAGAAAGAGTATCGATGTTTTTGCATGGAGCCATGACGACATGCCGGGAATCGACCCAAGTGTAATCACTCATCGATTGAATGTGTACCCCTTTTTTAAGCCTGCTCTTCAGAAGAAGAGGGTGTTCGCCCCTGAGCGAGATAAGGCAATCAAGGAAGAGGTCCAGAAACTGACCACGACACAGTTCATTAAGGAAGTCTATTACCCGGATTGGTTAGCCAATGTTGTGATGGTGAAAAAAgcaaatggcaagtggagaatgtgcgaaGATTTCACTAACTTGAACAAGGCTTGTcccaaggatagttatcctttgccacgcattgatcaattggtggactCTACGGCTGGCCATCAGTTGCTGAGCTTTACAGACGCCTTCTCAGGATATAATCAGATCAAGATGGATGAAGctgatcaggaaaagacttccTTCATTACTAGCCAAGGCTTgttttgctacaaagtgatgcccttcggtttgAAGAACGTAGGGGCAACTTATCAAAGGTTGGTAAATCACATGTTTCGTCCACAGATAGAACGGAATGTAGAGGTTTATGTCGATGACATGCTTGTGAAAAGCATAGACGAGGGAAGCCATTTGGAAGACCTAcaggaaacctttgaaacacttAGGCGATAA
- the LOC115966552 gene encoding uncharacterized protein LOC115966552 yields MSEGLPRPEGLSHYSSIIKSVRARRRAVPILSGVPTHPSRKLRHYFQVHVINVVTDHLLKKAMNKLEAAGRLIQNAIKAQALADFIAEFTPSYEDLGEGEYNKKWVVHVDGSSTLYAGGIGVVLQSPEGDKLKYKARLQYQATNNEVENEAILKGLELAKSVEADSILVLGDFQEENVEANNLAKEASTNEAVDELDAVQYMPSIDLPEMLQIKGDENWMTPIMSYPKDGRLPEEKDEARKLKVKSARYILMDEVLYKKGFSQPLLRCLAPDEANYMLREVHEGACGNHSGARSLVHKVIHNGFYWPTIQADAKAYVKVCDQCQRFSNIPRQPAEYLTPMMAPWPFRQWGLDILGPFPTGTRQMKFLVVGIDYFTKWVEAEPLAKITQQNVKNFFWKNIVCRFGVPRVLVSDNGRQFDNTSFREFCEQFGMKNHYSSPSHPQANGQAEVAN; encoded by the exons ATGTCAGAAGGCCTTCCAAGACCTGAAGGACTATCTCACTACAGCTCCATTATTAAGTCCGTCCGTGCAAGGAGAAGAGCTGTACCTATACTTAGCGGTGTCCCCACACACC CTTCTAGGAAGTTAAGACATTACTTCCAAGTTCATGTCATCAACGTCGTGACGGACCATCTGCtcaagaaggcaatgaacaagcTGGAAGCCGCAGGACGGCTGATTCA AAATGCAATAAAGgctcaagccctagcagatttcATTGCAGAGTTCACTCCGAGTTATGAGGATCTTGGGGAAGGAGAGTACAATAAAAAATGGGTCGTCCATGTAGATGGATCGTCTACATTGTATGCTGGAGGAATTGGAGTTGTTTTGCAGTCGCCAGAAGGAGACAAGTTAAAGTACAAGGCTCGTTTGCAATACCAGGCTACTAATAATGAAGTGGAGAATGAAGCCATTTTAAAGGGGTTGGAGTTGGCTAAGTCTGTAGAAGCAGACTCAATACTTGTCTTGGGAGACTTTCA ggaagagaatGTGGAAGCAAATAATCTGGCAAAAGAAGCGTCTACGAATGAAGCAGTGGACGAGTTGGATGCAGTACAGTACATGCCAAGTATAGACCTTCCAGAGATGCTGCAGATAAAGGGTGAcgaaaattggatgaccccaataATGTCATACCCGAAGGACGGAAGACTtccagaagagaaggacgaagcTAGGAAGCTCAAGGTCAAATCAGCCAGGTACATACTTATGGACGAAGTGTTATACAAAAAaggtttttcccagcctctcttAAGATGTTTGGCTCCAGACGAGGCAAACTACATGTTGAGggaagttcatgaaggagcaTGTGGTAACCATTCGGGAGCCAGATCACTCGTCCATAAAGTCATCCATAACGGATTCTATTGGCCAACCATCCAAGCTGATGCTAAGGCATATGTCAAAGTATGTGATCAATGTCAACGCTTCAGCAACATTCCCAGACAGCCAGCAGAGTATCTCACGCCAATGATGGCCCCTTGGCCTTTCAGGcaatggggactggacattTTGGGGCCCTTTCCAACTGGAACTCGGCAAATGAAGTTTCTTGTGGTAggaatagattacttcacaaaatgggtggaagccgaACCCTTAGCAAAAATTACGCAGCAGAATGTCAAGAACTTcttctggaagaacattgtatgcagattCGGGGTACCTAGAGTACTAGTGTCTGACAATGGACGACAGTTTGACAACACATCTTTCAGGGAATTTTGTGAACAGTTTGGAATgaagaaccattactcctcaccctcccacccacaggccaatggccaggcaGAAGTAGCAAACtga
- the LOC115967341 gene encoding TMV resistance protein N-like isoform X1 produces the protein MALATSKGASSSSSSLTGQSKNFDVFLSFRGEDTRWGFISHLYNALCQRGIHTFIDDKLPRGEEISAELLKIIENSMMSIIVFSENYASSTWCLDELTKIIECRKNNQLVRPVFYNVDPSEVRRQKEKFGEVLTNHEKKFNESKVRRWREALHEAANLSGWDYKKSFSEAELVQIIVEDILKSNLNQMPLHVAKYPIGINSRVKDLQLLLDRESNDVCVIGIYGLGGVGKTTTAKALYNKIFNHFKVRIFLEHVREMSETNEGIIRLQEKLLFEILGVKDLKMCNISKGTNMINKSLFQKKVFIVLDDVDKLNLIEKLLGNYDLFAPGSRIIITTRDKHLLATSGKGYSTYEVKELDDDEALVLFSMHAFQKSTPKEDYSKLANHFIYYAQGLPLALEIIGTTLFGRAKPYWESALEKYEKILDKNIQNVLQISYEGLEQVEQIIFLDITFFFKGLDREYVEAMLDSCNLHPNIGIQRLIEKCLVTIDQFDKLWMHDLIQQMGREIVRQESPQLLGTRSRLWCYEDAFEVLTKNKGSDKIRGIVLRSLEPTKLQLEAKCLEKMENLKFLIIDNVEICGSLDYLPNDLRLLEWRGCTLSSLPSNFHPQKLIALNMPQSRVILDKLFKRIKCKNLTYMNFSSNQYIRELPDLLSAIPNVKKLNLRECRKLVKIHDSVGYLDKLESWDLWCCKELQILPSCIAMKSLKYLCFLGCNRVKRFPNIPQEMENLKFLSLKHTAIRELPPSIGNLTGLERLEIGSYFYSCQLPSSIYKLQHLRKLLLYGNVKFPKDVGIGRQAATCNSYSGFSKYFFPILNFLKKLTSCFTCSEKFLLSRSEDLNLREIIIRFNRLNWLLIRDSKFLKKIPNLPESIRRVDASNCISLNSESLRKLILQFGRILGLSPNMKCPSAKGNVLMDLHSHYKLSNQIDCSSRVSLSKFNVICDESFPTLDVYLVDYGEPCDIKVPGKKIPNWINHQSIESCISFWVGPEFPTIAVCVAFHLIPLKDNYANNDKYSSIQDDIIKWVCDIHIFTDSRKQCHMARVHLCDLKYDHLWFYGVPHSQLQTDFGDLMQGDRNHVKISCKISHWLSDKGKYAPVIAGMGVHVECICPPQNSIIIQENSQNVDEDTMLTPLLPTCSTSSFPTDLDAGDLSTSFSP, from the exons ATGGCTCTTGCAACCAGCAAAGGAGCCTCATCTTCCTCCTCCTCTTTAACCGGCCAATCCAAGAACTTTGATGTCTTCTTGAGTTTTAGAGGTGAAGATACCCGCTGGGGTTTTATAAGCCATTTGTACAATGCTTTGTGTCAGAGGGGTATTCATACCTTCATCGATGATAAGCTCCCAAGGGGAGAAGAAATTTCTGCAGAGCTTCTTAAAATCATTGAGAACTCAATGATGTCAATAATTgtattttctgaaaattatgCATCCTCCACTTGGTGTTTGGATGAACTTACTAAGATTATTGAGTGTAGGAAAAATAACCAGTTGGTGCGACCAGTTTTTTACAATGTGGATCCATCAGAAGTTCGTAGGCAAAAAGAAAAGTTCGGGGAAGTATTGActaatcatgaaaaaaaatttaatgaaagcAAGGTACGAAGATGGAGGGAAGCTCTACATGAAGCAGCCAATCTTTCTGGTTGGGACTACAAGAAGAG TTTTAGTGAAGCTGAACTTGTCCAAATAATTGTTGAAGATATCTTAAAGTCTAATTTAAATCAAATGCCATTACATGTTGCTAAATACCCGATTGGAATAAATTCTCGTGTAAAGGACTTACAATTGCTTTTAGATAGAGAATCAAATGATGTTTGTGTGATTGGGATTTATGGACTTGGAGGAGTGGGTAAAACTACAACTGCAAAAGctctttataataaaatttttaatcatttcaaaGTAAGAATTTTTCTAGAGCATGTTAGAGAGATGTCAGAGACAAATGAAGGCATAATCCGCCTCCAAGAGAAACTTCTTTTTGAGATCTTAGGGGTTAAGGATTTGAAGATGTGTAACATATCTAAAGGAACGAATATGATAAATAAAAGCCTTTTccaaaaaaaggtttttatagttcttgatgatgtggataAATTGAACCTGATAGAAAAATTGCTCGGAAATTATGATTTGTTTGCTCCTGGAAGTAGAATTATTATAACAACAAGAGATAAACACTTGCTAGCCACTTCTGGAAAAGGCTATTCAACCTATGAGGTTAAGGAGCTAGATGACGATGAAGCTCTTGTACTCTTTAGTATGCATGCCTTCCAAAAAAGCACTCCCAAAGAAGATTATTCAAAACTTGCAAACCACTTTATATATTATGCTCAAGGCCTTCCATTAGCTTTAGAAATAATAGGTACTACTTTATTTGGAAGAGCTAAACCTTACTGGGAAAGTGCATtagaaaagtatgaaaaaattcttgacaaaaatattcaaaatgtaCTCCAAATAAGCTATGAAGGATTGGAGCAAGTTgaacaaattattttccttGATATTACGTTTTTCTTCAAGGGACTTGACAGGGAATATGTTGAAGCTATGCTGGATTCTTGCAATTTACACCCAAATATTGGTATTCAAAGACTTATCGAGAAGTGTCTTGTAACTATTGATCAATTTGACAAATTATGGATGCATGACTTGATACAACAAATGGGTAGGGAAATTGTTCGGCAAGAATCACCACAATTACTTGGAACACGTAGCAGGCTTTGGTGTTATGAAGATGCTTTTGAAGTTCTAACTAAAAATAAG GGGTCAGATAAAATTCGAGGCATAGTGTTACGCTCACTGGAACCAACAAAGTTGCAATTAGAAGCTAAATGTCTTGAAAAGATggaaaatctcaaatttcttataaTTGATAATGTAGAAATTTGTGGAAGTCTTGATTATCTTCCCAATGATTTAAGGTTACTTGAATGGCGTGGATGTACTTTATCTTCCTTACCATCCAATTTCCATCCTCAAAAGCTTATTGCACTCAACATGCCACAAAGTCGGGTTATATTGGACAAGCTTTTCAag AGGATAAAATGCAAAAACTTGACATATATGAATTTCAGTTCCAATCAATACATTAGGGAATTACCCGACTTACTGAGTGCCATACCAAATGTAAAGAAATTGAATCTTCGTGAGTGTAGAAAATTAGTCAAGATTCATGACTCTGTTGGATATCTTGATAAACTTGAAAGTTGGGACCTCTGGTGTTGCAAGGAACTTCAAATTCTTCCAAGCTGTATCGCGATGAAAtctcttaaatatttatgttttcttGGGTGCAATAGGGTTAAGAGGTTCCCCAATATTCCACaagaaatggaaaatttaaagTTTCTAAGTCTGAAACACACTGCCATTAGAGAGCTTCCTCCATCAATTGGGAATCTCACTGGGCTTGAGCGATTAGAGATAGGTTCCTATTTCTATTCGTGTCAGCTTCCAAGTAGCATCTATAAATTGCAACATCTTCGCAAACTCTTACTTTATGGTAATGTCAAATTTCCAAAGGATGTGGGGATTGGTAGACAAGCAGCAACGTGCAATTCTTATAGtggcttttcaaaatatttttttccaattttgaattttcttaaaaagttaACTTCTTGCTTCACCTGCTCAGagaaatttttattatcaagaagTGAAGATTTGAACCTCCGAGAAATCATTATCAGATTCAATAGATTAAATTGGCTTCTAATTAGGGATTCCAAGTTCcttaagaaaattccaaatcttCCTGAAAGTATAAGAAGAGTAGATGCATCAAACTGCATCTCGTTGAATTCAGAATCATTAAGAAAATTAATCCTTCAG TTTGGAAGAATTTTAGGGCTTTCACCAAATATGAAATGTCCAAGTGCGAAAGGCAACGTATTAATGGATTTGCATTCAcattacaaattatcaaatcaaatTGATTGCTCTTCCCGGGTCTCCCTCTCCAAGTTCAATGTAATTTGTGATGAGTCATTTCCCACTCTAGATGTGTATCTGGTTGATTATGGAGAGCCATGTGATATTAAAGTACCAGGAAAGAAGATTCCGAATTGGATTAATCATCAAAGCATTGAAAGTTGCATATCATTTTGGGTTGGTCCTGAATTTCCAACAATTGCTGTTTGTGTTGCTTTTCATCTAATTCCGTTGAAGGACAATTATGCTAATAATGATAAGTACAGTTCTATTCAAGATGATATAATCAAATGGGTTTGTGATATCCACATTTTTACCGATAGTCGTAAGCAATGTCATATGGCTAGGGTGCATTTATGTGATTTGAAGTATGATCATCTATGGTTTTACGGTGTACCTCACAGCCAATTACAGACGGATTTTGGAGACTTGATGCAAGGTGATCGAAATCATGTTAAGATTTCATGTAAAATCTCTCATTGGTtaagtgataaaggaaaatatgCGCCTGTGATTGCTGGGATGGGGGTACATGTGGAATGCATATGTCCTCCTCAAAATTCTATTATCATCCAAGAGAATTCTCAAAATGTTGATGAAGACACTATGCTCACACCTTTACTACCTACTTGCTCCACTTCTAGTTTCCCAACGGACTTAGACGCGGGAGACCTTTCAACCTCCTTTAGTCCCTGA
- the LOC115966550 gene encoding G-type lectin S-receptor-like serine/threonine-protein kinase At5g35370, producing MVLLEIVRGKRNCTLQRYSHITENDIEGNGVSSYSSGSELRLIYFPLIALEMHVRRRYLELADPRLEGGVSSEEIEKLVRIALCCLHQEPALRPTMAKVVGMLEGGLALSEPRVKSLNFLRAYGQRFTETTTMQGPTSNGAAIATYNSLS from the coding sequence ATGGTTTTACTGGAGATTGTAAGGGGCAAAAGGAATTGCACATTACAAAGATATAGCCACATTACCGAAAATGATATCGAAGGAAATGGCGTATCCTCATACTCTTCTGGCTCGGAACTAAGACTAATATATTTCCCTCTAATTGCATTAGAAATGCATGTGCGAAGAAGATATTTGGAGCTTGCAGATCCAAGGTTAGAGGGAGGAGTGTCAAGTGAAGAGATTGAGAAGCTAGTGCGGATTGCCTTGTGTTGTTTGCACCAAGAACCAGCACTGCGGCCGACTATGGCTAAAGTTGTTGGCATGTTGGAAGGTGGATTGGCTTTGAGCGAGCCGAGGGTCAAGTCACTAAATTTCTTGCGAGCCTACGGCCAGAGATTCACTGAAACAACAACAATGCAAGGGCCTACTTCGAATGGTGCTGCAATTGCTACATATAACTCATTGTCTTAA